One window of the Brevundimonas goettingensis genome contains the following:
- a CDS encoding class I SAM-dependent methyltransferase, with amino-acid sequence MSLKASLTREITLTGPMTVADYVTRCLHDPVGGYYSTRPALGEGGDFITAPLISQMFGELLGLWAAETWHRLGAPERVRLVEVGPGDGTLMDDALRALRLAPDFLQACDLILIEPSAPLRQEQERRLAGADISPRWLSSLNQIETDAPVILIANEVLDCMPARQFVKTDDGWSERRVGVSDDGDDILFGLSTITGGFEKPNYDVEPGQIVEISDQQAIFGRDLAVLMAEASGAALLIDYGRDKPGPGDTLQALHRHARVDPLEHPGAADLTMWADFPRVLEAAVRAGADVTGCKGQGEFLRLLGIEARADRLIQGRPSAEAVIRRQLDRLTADDQMGTLFKVASIFSPRSLTVPGFE; translated from the coding sequence GTGAGCCTGAAGGCCAGCCTGACGCGGGAGATCACCCTGACGGGGCCGATGACGGTCGCCGACTATGTGACCCGCTGCCTGCACGATCCTGTCGGGGGCTACTATTCCACCCGACCGGCCCTCGGCGAAGGCGGCGACTTCATCACCGCCCCCCTGATCAGCCAGATGTTCGGCGAACTGCTGGGCCTGTGGGCCGCCGAAACCTGGCACAGGCTGGGCGCGCCCGAGCGGGTGCGGCTGGTCGAGGTCGGGCCCGGCGACGGGACCCTGATGGACGACGCCCTGCGCGCCCTGCGTCTGGCGCCCGACTTCCTTCAAGCCTGCGACCTGATCCTGATCGAGCCCAGTGCGCCGCTGCGCCAGGAACAGGAACGGCGGCTGGCCGGCGCCGACATCTCGCCCCGCTGGCTTAGCTCGCTCAACCAGATCGAGACCGACGCCCCGGTCATCCTGATCGCCAACGAGGTGCTGGACTGTATGCCGGCGCGTCAGTTCGTGAAGACCGACGACGGCTGGTCGGAACGGCGGGTCGGGGTCAGCGACGACGGAGACGACATCCTGTTCGGCCTCAGCACCATCACCGGCGGCTTCGAAAAGCCGAACTACGACGTCGAGCCCGGCCAGATCGTCGAGATTTCGGACCAGCAGGCCATCTTCGGCCGCGATCTGGCGGTGCTGATGGCCGAGGCTTCGGGCGCGGCCCTGCTGATCGACTACGGCCGCGACAAGCCGGGCCCCGGCGACACCCTTCAGGCCCTGCACCGGCACGCCAGGGTCGATCCGCTGGAGCACCCGGGGGCGGCCGACCTGACCATGTGGGCCGACTTCCCGCGCGTGCTGGAGGCCGCCGTCCGCGCCGGCGCCGACGTCACCGGCTGCAAGGGCCAGGGCGAATTCCTGCGTCTTCTGGGGATCGAGGCGCGCGCCGACCGATTGATACAGGGGCGGCCCTCGGCGGAGGCGGTAATCCGCCGCCAACTGGACCGTTTGACCGCCGACGATCAGATGGGGACTTTGTTCAAGGTCGCGTCGATCTTCTCGCCGCGCAGCCTGACCGTGCCCGGATTCGAATGA
- a CDS encoding polyphenol oxidase family protein: MSDLPSPITHPLLTKAGVRHGFFTRQGGVSNGIFEGLNAGLGSSDDAVAVAENRRLIAEAMGGTPDDLAACYQIHSAITRVADSPWKGERPEGDAVASATRGLICGVLTADCAPVLLADAETGVVAAVHAGWKGALGGVVHSAVVAMASLGAQASRTVAVVGPCIAQASYEVGADFEARFAHHDPGSERFFEIGDAPDKRRFDLPGFVLWRLEQAGVGEAAWTGEDTCADEIRFFSNRRAFQRSEPDFGRLMSTISL; encoded by the coding sequence ATGAGCGACCTGCCTTCTCCCATCACCCATCCTCTGCTGACGAAGGCCGGGGTGCGCCACGGCTTCTTCACGCGTCAGGGCGGGGTTTCCAACGGCATCTTCGAGGGGCTGAACGCCGGCCTGGGCTCCAGCGACGACGCGGTCGCCGTCGCCGAGAACCGCCGCCTTATCGCCGAGGCCATGGGCGGGACGCCCGACGACCTGGCCGCTTGCTACCAGATCCATTCCGCCATCACCCGCGTCGCCGACAGCCCGTGGAAGGGCGAGCGGCCCGAGGGCGACGCCGTTGCCAGCGCCACGCGCGGCCTGATCTGCGGCGTCCTGACCGCCGACTGCGCGCCCGTCCTCCTGGCCGACGCCGAGACGGGGGTGGTCGCGGCCGTTCACGCGGGCTGGAAGGGCGCCTTGGGCGGCGTGGTCCATTCGGCGGTCGTTGCGATGGCGTCGCTGGGCGCGCAGGCCTCGCGCACCGTCGCCGTGGTCGGCCCCTGCATCGCCCAAGCCAGCTATGAGGTCGGCGCCGATTTCGAGGCGCGCTTCGCCCATCACGACCCAGGCTCGGAACGCTTCTTCGAGATCGGCGACGCGCCCGACAAGCGTCGCTTCGACCTGCCCGGCTTCGTCCTGTGGCGGCTGGAACAGGCCGGGGTCGGCGAGGCCGCCTGGACCGGCGAAGACACCTGTGCCGACGAGATTCGCTTCTTCTCCAACCGCCGCGCCTTCCAGCGCTCGGAGCCGGACTTTGGCCGCCTGATGTCGACGATCAGTCTATAA
- a CDS encoding methyl-accepting chemotaxis protein, with the protein MAAISRSQAVIEFNLDGTIIEANENFQSALGYSASEIVGRHHSLFMDPAEAATEEYRAFWQRLRSGQFVAQKFRRLAKGGREIWIQASYNPVLDASGKPYKVIKLAVDITQAEQDAARSEQARQKAEATQNDLVAALAKSLSRLSDGDLTARLEGDRQGAHKTVQDDYNSAVESLRATLDTVLQSIGSIRCGSDEISGASDDLARRTEQQAASLEETAAALDQITATVQRSASGAKQAAAAAGSARADAEHSGEVVREAVAAMGEIQRSSNEIGQILGVIDEIAFQTNLLALNAGVEAARAGDAGRGFAVVASEVRALAQRSADAAKDIKSLITASTAQVARGVKLVDDTGAALTSIADRVAEVDGLIIEIAGSAQEQSTALAQVNSAINQMDQVTQQNAAMVEQATAASASLRSEAGQLAQMVQRFNTGSRSVEDFRQPNPVRAAQARIEAFTQGGIQGASHGGTRSSAPAQAAVHSPPRTAGATALKPTNEWQEF; encoded by the coding sequence ATGGCCGCCATCTCGCGGTCCCAGGCGGTGATCGAGTTCAATCTCGACGGCACCATCATCGAGGCCAATGAGAACTTCCAGTCGGCCCTCGGCTATTCGGCGTCGGAGATCGTCGGACGCCACCACAGCCTGTTCATGGACCCGGCCGAGGCCGCGACCGAAGAGTATCGCGCCTTCTGGCAGAGGCTGAGAAGCGGCCAGTTCGTCGCCCAGAAGTTCCGGCGGCTCGCCAAGGGCGGGCGCGAAATCTGGATCCAGGCCTCCTACAACCCGGTCCTCGACGCGTCCGGCAAGCCCTACAAGGTCATCAAGCTGGCGGTGGACATCACCCAGGCCGAACAGGACGCGGCCCGCAGCGAACAGGCGCGGCAAAAGGCCGAGGCGACCCAGAACGACCTGGTTGCCGCCCTCGCCAAGAGCCTGAGCCGCCTTTCGGACGGCGATCTGACCGCCCGGCTGGAAGGCGATCGGCAGGGCGCGCACAAGACCGTTCAGGACGACTACAACTCGGCCGTCGAAAGCCTCCGCGCGACCCTGGACACGGTGCTGCAGAGCATCGGCTCGATCCGCTGCGGCTCCGACGAGATTTCCGGCGCCTCCGACGACCTGGCGCGCCGAACCGAGCAACAGGCGGCGAGCCTGGAAGAAACCGCCGCCGCTCTCGACCAGATCACCGCCACGGTCCAGCGCAGCGCCTCCGGAGCCAAACAGGCCGCCGCCGCCGCCGGCAGCGCCCGGGCCGACGCCGAACACTCCGGCGAAGTGGTCCGCGAGGCTGTCGCCGCCATGGGCGAGATCCAGCGCAGTTCCAACGAGATCGGCCAGATCCTGGGCGTGATCGACGAGATCGCCTTCCAGACCAACCTCCTGGCCCTGAACGCCGGGGTCGAGGCGGCGCGCGCCGGCGACGCGGGCCGCGGCTTCGCCGTCGTCGCCTCCGAGGTCCGCGCCCTGGCTCAGCGTTCAGCGGACGCGGCCAAGGACATCAAGTCACTGATTACCGCCTCGACCGCCCAGGTCGCTCGGGGCGTGAAGCTGGTCGACGACACCGGCGCCGCCTTGACCTCCATCGCCGACCGTGTCGCCGAGGTCGACGGCCTGATCATCGAAATCGCCGGCTCGGCCCAGGAGCAGTCCACGGCCCTGGCCCAGGTCAACTCCGCCATCAACCAGATGGATCAGGTGACCCAGCAGAATGCCGCCATGGTCGAACAGGCCACCGCCGCTTCGGCCAGCCTGCGGTCGGAGGCCGGCCAGTTGGCCCAGATGGTGCAGCGGTTCAACACCGGATCGCGCTCGGTCGAGGACTTCCGCCAACCCAATCCCGTCCGCGCCGCCCAGGCCCGGATCGAGGCCTTTACCCAAGGCGGGATCCAAGGCGCTTCTCACGGTGGGACCCGCAGTAGCGCGCCGGCCCAAGCCGCCGTACACTCCCCTCCGCGCACGGCAGGGGCCACCGCCCTGAAGCCGACGAACGAGTGGCAGGAATTCTGA
- a CDS encoding chemotaxis protein CheW, whose protein sequence is MTALSADADGILELISFAIGGQEYCIDVRSVREIRGWTPATPIPQTPDYILGVINLRGAVMPVLDLRCRLGVGPTEPSPRHVIVVIEHGSRMAGVLVDEVQETFQLPASLLQAPPEMGGGAEAPFVDAIIPLEGRMLSRLVIDALLPVGQTQAA, encoded by the coding sequence ATGACCGCACTGAGCGCTGACGCAGACGGGATTCTCGAGCTGATCTCGTTCGCGATCGGCGGTCAGGAATACTGTATCGACGTCCGTTCGGTGCGCGAGATTCGCGGCTGGACCCCGGCGACCCCCATCCCCCAGACGCCTGACTATATCCTCGGCGTCATCAACCTACGCGGCGCCGTCATGCCCGTGCTGGACCTGCGCTGCCGCCTCGGCGTCGGACCGACCGAGCCGTCGCCCCGCCACGTGATCGTGGTCATCGAGCACGGCTCCCGCATGGCCGGGGTCCTGGTCGACGAGGTGCAGGAAACCTTCCAGCTGCCGGCCAGCCTGCTTCAAGCCCCGCCCGAAATGGGCGGCGGAGCCGAGGCCCCGTTCGTCGACGCCATCATCCCGCTGGAAGGCCGGATGCTGTCGCGCCTGGTCATCGACGCCCTGCTGCCCGTCGGACAGACCCAGGCCGCCTGA
- a CDS encoding DUF3297 family protein, protein MSDTPPDRLSVNPASKFYDADVLQRGVGIRFKGEEKTNVEEYCVSEGWVRLAAGKAVDRKGNQLTIKLQGVVEPYFQSADEAPAEA, encoded by the coding sequence ATGTCCGACACGCCTCCCGACCGCCTATCGGTCAATCCCGCCAGCAAATTCTACGACGCCGACGTGCTTCAGCGCGGCGTGGGCATCCGCTTCAAGGGCGAGGAAAAGACCAACGTCGAGGAATACTGCGTCTCGGAAGGCTGGGTCCGTCTGGCCGCCGGCAAGGCCGTGGACCGCAAGGGCAACCAGCTGACCATCAAGCTGCAGGGCGTGGTCGAACCCTATTTCCAGAGCGCCGACGAAGCCCCCGCCGAGGCGTAG
- a CDS encoding MotE family protein, with translation MAKVPRLLPLIAIAIGGVVAVRAVGAGPGLFEGAKAWAEDAAGAVAPAPGNTDAPKAPPAVCALTPEQLAQQAGISPAELRIIQSLSTRRKELDARDADFSTTLPLMVAAEQKLDAKVQALTAIKAEIQGMLGQVDAKAKAETDRLVAVYSAMRPREAAAVFNTLSDDVRLPVAAAMRPRTLAAVMAQMPPAKAQELTEKLARRFEAQQLAARAAAASAAEPVAQPAAEQPAATSAATPATNAAAKPATQTPAATPARQAPRASANRPRTPARTPARTPARQPAATPAASGPQPYAAGASAPAASAPTAPRQSVQ, from the coding sequence ATGGCCAAAGTTCCTCGCCTCCTGCCGCTCATCGCCATCGCCATCGGCGGCGTCGTCGCCGTGCGCGCCGTAGGCGCGGGCCCCGGTCTGTTCGAAGGCGCCAAGGCCTGGGCCGAGGACGCTGCGGGCGCCGTGGCTCCGGCTCCGGGTAATACGGACGCGCCCAAGGCGCCGCCCGCCGTCTGCGCCCTGACGCCGGAACAGCTGGCCCAGCAGGCGGGCATCTCTCCGGCCGAACTGCGGATCATCCAGTCGCTGTCGACGCGCCGCAAGGAGCTGGACGCCCGCGACGCCGACTTCTCGACCACCCTGCCGCTGATGGTCGCCGCCGAGCAGAAGCTGGACGCCAAGGTTCAGGCCCTCACCGCCATCAAGGCCGAGATCCAGGGCATGCTGGGTCAGGTCGACGCCAAGGCCAAGGCCGAGACCGACCGCCTGGTCGCCGTCTATTCGGCCATGCGCCCGCGTGAGGCCGCCGCCGTGTTCAACACCCTGTCCGATGACGTCCGCCTGCCGGTCGCCGCCGCCATGCGTCCGCGCACCCTGGCCGCCGTCATGGCCCAGATGCCGCCGGCCAAGGCCCAGGAGCTGACCGAGAAGCTGGCGCGCCGCTTCGAGGCCCAGCAACTGGCCGCCCGCGCCGCCGCCGCCAGCGCCGCCGAACCGGTCGCTCAACCGGCCGCTGAACAGCCCGCCGCGACCTCTGCGGCGACCCCCGCGACCAACGCCGCCGCCAAGCCCGCGACCCAGACGCCCGCCGCGACGCCTGCGCGTCAGGCCCCGCGCGCCTCGGCCAACCGTCCGCGCACGCCCGCTCGGACCCCGGCCCGCACGCCCGCGCGCCAGCCGGCGGCAACCCCCGCCGCGTCAGGACCTCAGCCCTACGCCGCCGGCGCCTCGGCGCCCGCCGCCAGCGCCCCGACCGCGCCGCGTCAGTCGGTTCAGTAG
- a CDS encoding DUF6468 domain-containing protein — protein sequence MIGIVLDSFLMLLLVAAIGYGIRLEKKLTALRAGQLAFAGAVTELNQAAGRAENALRALSAAGDEADMLHDRILKARAVKQELDVLIARQSRGLSGPAPTVLREPELIREPEPEPVRAPPALRNPLVHGLPDDEDRALRMAALAERISGMNTARNAAPAPGRENVSAIMSALTANQAAQQSLNKARRSLDDDLFAA from the coding sequence ATGATCGGCATCGTCCTCGACTCCTTCCTGATGTTGCTGCTGGTCGCCGCCATCGGCTACGGCATCCGGCTGGAAAAGAAGCTGACCGCCCTGCGCGCCGGCCAGCTGGCCTTCGCCGGCGCCGTGACCGAGCTGAATCAGGCCGCCGGCCGCGCCGAAAACGCGCTCCGCGCCCTGAGCGCGGCGGGCGACGAGGCCGACATGCTGCACGACCGCATCCTCAAGGCCCGCGCGGTCAAGCAGGAGCTGGACGTGCTGATCGCCCGCCAGTCGCGTGGTCTGTCGGGGCCGGCTCCGACGGTTCTGCGCGAGCCCGAGCTTATCCGTGAACCCGAGCCCGAGCCGGTTCGCGCGCCGCCCGCCCTGCGCAATCCGCTCGTGCACGGTTTGCCGGACGATGAGGACCGGGCGCTGCGCATGGCTGCCCTGGCCGAGCGCATTTCGGGGATGAACACGGCCCGCAACGCCGCTCCGGCTCCCGGCCGCGAAAACGTCAGCGCCATCATGTCGGCGCTGACCGCTAACCAAGCCGCGCAACAGAGCCTCAACAAGGCCCGGCGTAGTCTGGACGACGACCTCTTCGCGGCCTGA
- the fliM gene encoding flagellar motor switch protein FliM — translation MSDTEFADAGLGDEFRSAASERVLNQDEIDSLLGFDLGDDDGSERTGIRAIINSALVSYERLPMLEIVFDRLVRLMTTSLRNFTSDNVEVSLDNISSIRFGDYLNSIPLPAILAVFRAEELDNYGLLTVDSNLIYSIVDVLLGGRRGTAALRIEGRPYTTIERVLVQRMVEVILADAQAAFEPLTPVHFNLDRLETNPRFAAIARPANAAILVKLRIDMEDRGGRVELLLPYATLEPIRKMLLQQFMGEKFGRDNIWEGHLATELWTTDTEVRAVLDEQQAPLSTVLNLKVGDTFMLNATPDSDISIRCGPIPVTTGRMGRKGQHIAVRVEAPISVEVASSLTRVKRS, via the coding sequence ATGAGCGACACCGAGTTCGCAGACGCCGGCCTGGGCGACGAGTTCCGCAGCGCGGCGTCCGAACGCGTCCTGAATCAGGACGAGATCGACAGCCTGCTGGGCTTCGATCTCGGCGACGACGACGGTTCCGAACGGACCGGCATCCGCGCAATCATCAACTCCGCGCTCGTCAGCTACGAGCGGTTGCCGATGCTCGAGATCGTCTTTGACCGCCTCGTGCGGTTGATGACGACCTCGCTTCGCAACTTCACCTCCGACAACGTCGAAGTGTCGCTGGACAATATCTCGTCGATCCGGTTCGGCGACTATCTGAACTCCATCCCGCTGCCGGCCATTCTGGCGGTGTTCCGGGCCGAGGAGCTGGACAACTACGGTCTGCTGACCGTCGATTCCAACCTTATCTATTCGATCGTCGACGTGCTGCTGGGCGGGCGCCGGGGCACGGCGGCCCTGCGCATCGAGGGCCGGCCCTACACCACTATCGAGCGGGTGCTGGTCCAGCGGATGGTCGAGGTCATCCTGGCCGACGCCCAGGCCGCCTTCGAGCCCCTGACCCCCGTCCATTTCAACCTGGACCGTCTGGAGACCAATCCGCGCTTCGCCGCCATCGCCCGTCCGGCCAACGCCGCCATCCTGGTCAAGCTGCGCATCGACATGGAAGACCGCGGCGGCCGGGTCGAGCTGCTGCTGCCCTATGCGACGCTGGAGCCCATCCGCAAGATGCTGCTGCAGCAGTTCATGGGTGAGAAGTTCGGCCGCGACAACATCTGGGAAGGCCACCTGGCCACCGAGCTCTGGACCACGGACACCGAGGTCCGCGCGGTTCTGGACGAACAGCAGGCGCCGTTGTCGACCGTGCTCAATCTGAAGGTCGGCGACACCTTCATGCTGAACGCGACTCCGGATAGCGACATCTCGATCCGTTGCGGCCCGATTCCCGTCACGACGGGCCGAATGGGCCGCAAGGGCCAGCACATCGCCGTTCGTGTCGAAGCGCCCATCAGCGTCGAGGTCGCGAGCAGCCTGACCCGGGTGAAACGCTCATGA
- a CDS encoding flagellar basal body-associated FliL family protein, whose product MLKLGKKKGPPEDTATDIAVAHGHEVDGDAPAKKKLPLLFIIAPVAALVLIGGGAGAFFMLQPKPDAAAEGEHGEAAGGHGEEKAEGHGKKEEKKGGHGAAKEGEGEAAADPSLGVIAEGPDGVTFLTLPDMVVDIQSQDGRPTHMQLKLTLEMKDADLATTLQEQMPRMQDMFQGFLRELRPEDMAGSAGSYQLRAEILRRVNLIAAPGKVDAVLIEKMLIQ is encoded by the coding sequence ATGTTGAAGCTTGGCAAGAAGAAAGGCCCGCCTGAAGACACGGCGACCGACATCGCCGTGGCCCACGGCCATGAGGTCGATGGCGACGCGCCCGCCAAGAAGAAGCTGCCCCTGCTGTTCATCATCGCCCCGGTCGCGGCCCTCGTCCTGATCGGGGGCGGCGCCGGCGCCTTCTTCATGCTGCAGCCCAAGCCTGACGCCGCCGCCGAGGGCGAGCACGGCGAGGCCGCCGGCGGGCACGGCGAGGAGAAGGCCGAGGGGCACGGCAAAAAGGAAGAGAAGAAGGGCGGCCACGGCGCGGCCAAGGAAGGGGAGGGCGAGGCCGCCGCCGATCCGTCGCTGGGCGTCATCGCCGAGGGGCCGGACGGCGTCACCTTCCTGACCCTGCCGGACATGGTGGTGGACATCCAGTCGCAGGACGGTCGCCCGACGCATATGCAGCTGAAGCTGACGCTGGAGATGAAGGACGCCGACCTGGCCACGACCCTGCAGGAGCAGATGCCGCGGATGCAGGACATGTTTCAGGGCTTCCTGCGCGAGCTGCGTCCCGAGGACATGGCCGGTTCGGCCGGCAGCTATCAACTTCGCGCCGAGATCCTGCGCCGGGTCAATCTGATCGCCGCCCCTGGCAAGGTGGATGCGGTACTGATCGAAAAGATGTTGATCCAGTAA
- the flgF gene encoding flagellar basal-body rod protein FlgF, whose amino-acid sequence MENAAYIGLSRQMTLRRELDIVANNIANANTTGFKVEQLLVGTEVGARARNDSIKPGASFVLDNGVGRDFGQGALQQTGRDLDFGIEGEGAFFTVNDGTTDAYTRDGAFTLDPEGKLVTKAGLAVQGDGGDIILDPAKGAPVIGEDGTISQNGALVGRLTLARFDTLGALSKDGDGLYRNRSNATPIDATGAKIRQGSLEASNVNPLIEITSMIEISRAYEQATKMIDNVNDLSKRAVERLGRSN is encoded by the coding sequence GTGGAAAACGCCGCCTATATCGGACTGTCACGCCAGATGACGCTGCGCCGCGAGCTGGATATCGTGGCGAACAACATCGCCAACGCGAACACCACCGGTTTCAAGGTCGAGCAGCTGCTGGTCGGGACCGAGGTCGGCGCCCGCGCCCGCAACGACTCGATCAAGCCCGGCGCCAGCTTCGTTCTGGACAACGGCGTCGGCCGCGACTTCGGCCAGGGCGCCTTGCAGCAGACCGGCCGCGACCTGGACTTCGGCATCGAGGGCGAAGGCGCCTTCTTCACGGTCAACGACGGCACGACGGACGCCTATACCCGCGACGGCGCCTTCACCCTGGACCCTGAAGGCAAGCTGGTCACCAAGGCCGGACTGGCTGTTCAGGGCGATGGCGGCGACATCATCCTGGACCCCGCCAAGGGCGCGCCCGTCATCGGCGAGGACGGCACCATCAGCCAGAACGGCGCCCTCGTGGGCCGCCTGACCCTGGCCCGCTTCGACACCCTCGGCGCCCTGTCCAAGGACGGCGACGGCCTCTACCGCAATCGCTCCAACGCCACGCCGATCGACGCCACGGGCGCCAAGATTCGCCAGGGCTCGCTGGAGGCCTCCAACGTCAATCCCCTGATCGAGATCACCTCGATGATCGAGATCAGCCGCGCCTACGAACAGGCGACCAAGATGATCGATAACGTCAATGACCTGTCCAAGCGCGCCGTCGAGCGCCTTGGCCGGTCGAACTAG
- the flgG gene encoding flagellar basal-body rod protein FlgG, with the protein MRALRTAASGMAAQQLNVEVISNNIANMNTVGYKRQRAEFQDLMYQNVERMGAQSSSAGTVVPTGIQVGLGVKAGSVYRITEQGTPGRTDNQYDVAIDGHGYFQVTLPSGEIGYTRAGNFSLSPEGTIVTEDGYAVEPAITIPQNAVDVIISKTGEVSAKIDGQVDPQVVGQLEIANFFNEAGLEAIGDNLLMETAASGPANVAAPGEPGFGQLLQGYTESSNVDAVSEISALIVAQRAYEMNSKVISTADDMMSVTSQVKS; encoded by the coding sequence ATGCGCGCTCTGAGAACCGCAGCCTCGGGCATGGCCGCCCAGCAGCTGAACGTGGAAGTCATTTCCAACAACATCGCGAACATGAACACCGTTGGCTACAAGCGCCAGCGGGCCGAGTTCCAGGACCTGATGTACCAGAACGTCGAGCGGATGGGCGCGCAGTCGTCCAGCGCCGGCACCGTGGTCCCGACGGGCATCCAGGTCGGCCTGGGCGTCAAGGCGGGCAGCGTCTACCGGATCACCGAACAGGGCACCCCGGGCCGCACCGACAACCAGTACGACGTCGCCATCGACGGCCACGGCTATTTCCAGGTCACCCTGCCCTCGGGCGAGATCGGATATACCCGCGCCGGCAACTTCTCGCTCAGCCCTGAAGGCACCATCGTCACCGAGGACGGCTATGCCGTCGAGCCGGCGATCACCATTCCCCAGAACGCGGTCGATGTGATCATCTCCAAGACCGGCGAGGTTTCGGCCAAGATCGACGGCCAGGTGGATCCGCAGGTCGTGGGCCAGCTTGAAATCGCCAACTTCTTCAACGAGGCGGGTCTGGAAGCCATCGGCGACAACCTGCTGATGGAAACCGCCGCATCGGGCCCGGCCAATGTCGCGGCGCCCGGCGAGCCCGGCTTCGGGCAACTTCTGCAGGGCTACACCGAAAGCTCCAACGTCGACGCCGTCAGCGAGATCAGCGCCCTGATCGTCGCCCAGCGCGCCTACGAAATGAACTCCAAGGTCATCTCGACCGCCGACGACATGATGTCGGTGACCTCCCAGGTGAAGAGCTAA
- the flgA gene encoding flagellar basal body P-ring formation chaperone FlgA, with protein MRIAIALVLAFTATPALAGPVTLKGQPVDDDGRVTLGEIFDGAGTAANVVVGTRAGPSIVFEAGQLQGQALRAGLQWSNPQGLSRVVVRQGSASPAVLTPASTATAASGASATAGRPGATVDVLTYARNLNTGDVIQPEDVIWTSLQAHMAPAGGPQDADRVIGLSAKRPLRAGAPVATRDLASPQVIARNDMVEVTYDVGGVKLTVTGRATRNAAVGEPVSVLNTTSNRTIDAVATGPGQAVVGPAAQAARANPQQFAAR; from the coding sequence ATGCGCATCGCCATCGCCCTCGTCCTCGCCTTCACCGCCACGCCTGCTCTGGCGGGACCGGTCACCCTCAAGGGCCAGCCGGTCGACGACGACGGCCGAGTTACCCTCGGCGAGATCTTCGACGGCGCGGGCACGGCCGCGAACGTGGTCGTCGGCACGCGCGCCGGCCCCTCGATCGTCTTCGAGGCGGGCCAGCTCCAGGGCCAGGCCCTGCGCGCCGGTCTGCAGTGGTCGAACCCGCAGGGTCTGAGCCGCGTCGTTGTCCGTCAGGGCTCGGCCTCGCCGGCCGTCCTGACCCCCGCCTCGACAGCGACGGCGGCTTCGGGCGCCTCGGCCACGGCGGGCCGCCCGGGCGCCACGGTCGACGTCCTGACCTATGCCCGCAACCTGAACACCGGCGACGTCATCCAGCCGGAAGACGTTATCTGGACGAGCCTTCAGGCCCACATGGCCCCCGCCGGCGGCCCGCAGGACGCTGATCGGGTCATCGGCCTCAGCGCCAAACGCCCGCTGCGCGCCGGGGCTCCGGTCGCCACGCGCGACCTGGCCTCGCCCCAGGTCATCGCCCGCAACGACATGGTCGAGGTCACCTATGACGTCGGCGGCGTGAAGCTGACCGTCACCGGCCGCGCCACCCGCAACGCCGCCGTCGGCGAGCCGGTCTCCGTGCTCAACACCACCTCCAACCGCACCATCGACGCGGTCGCCACCGGCCCCGGCCAGGCGGTCGTCGGCCCGGCCGCGCAAGCCGCCCGCGCCAATCCTCAACAGTTCGCCGCTCGCTAG
- the flgH gene encoding flagellar basal body L-ring protein FlgH: protein MRTVLILSVAAAALSLGACSTAVEAVRGPELAPIGYPASLVPTSQTYQPSPAEQAALRARQNGAMAASANSLWRTGARTFFGDQRARRVGDILTVSISIDDKAQTSNSTTRARSNDASGGVSHLFGLESSLGRALPGAFDPSNMIGMSGESNSTGSGAVSRSEKVDLTIAAVVTEVLSNGNLVIQGRQEVRTNREVRELTVAGIVRPEDISSANTINHTQIAEARISYGGRGDISRVQAAPAAQALVERFSPF from the coding sequence ATGCGTACCGTCCTGATCCTGTCCGTCGCCGCCGCTGCCCTGTCTCTGGGCGCCTGCTCCACCGCCGTCGAAGCCGTGCGCGGCCCCGAACTGGCCCCCATCGGCTACCCGGCCTCGCTGGTCCCGACCAGCCAGACCTATCAGCCCTCGCCGGCAGAGCAGGCCGCCCTGCGCGCCCGTCAGAACGGGGCCATGGCCGCCAGCGCCAACAGCCTGTGGCGCACGGGCGCCCGCACCTTCTTCGGCGACCAGCGCGCGCGCCGTGTCGGCGACATCCTGACGGTCTCGATCTCCATCGACGACAAGGCCCAGACCTCGAACTCGACCACCCGCGCGCGGTCGAACGACGCCTCGGGCGGGGTCAGCCACCTGTTCGGTCTGGAAAGCAGCCTCGGCCGGGCCCTGCCGGGCGCCTTCGACCCCTCGAACATGATCGGCATGTCGGGCGAGAGCAATTCGACGGGCTCCGGCGCCGTCAGCCGCTCGGAAAAGGTCGACCTGACCATCGCCGCCGTGGTCACCGAGGTGCTCTCCAACGGGAACCTCGTCATCCAGGGTCGGCAAGAAGTGCGCACCAACCGCGAGGTCCGCGAACTGACCGTCGCCGGCATCGTGCGCCCGGAAGATATTTCCTCGGCCAACACCATCAACCACACCCAGATCGCCGAGGCCCGTATCAGCTACGGCGGCCGCGGCGACATCAGCCGCGTCCAGGCCGCCCCTGCGGCCCAAGCCCTTGTCGAGCGCTTCAGTCCGTTCTGA